In a single window of the Pocillopora verrucosa isolate sample1 chromosome 4, ASM3666991v2, whole genome shotgun sequence genome:
- the LOC131785172 gene encoding nucleotide triphosphate diphosphatase NUDT15-like, which produces MADKSARRKVGVGVGVFIISSDHPNCVIVGQRKGSSGSGKYGLPGGHLEFGEEWSECAARETLEETGLKIKNVSFGTVVNAVVPEEDYHYITIFMKGEIDNSQAKEPKNLEPDKCEGWGWYDWDSFPSPLFEPLRIARLQGYQPFDDEKHGHIDSALFSICSN; this is translated from the exons ATGGCGGACAAAAGCGCTCGACGTAAAGTCGGTGTCGGTGTTGGGGTGTTTATAATCTCATCTGATCACCCTAACTGTGTCATAGTTGGACAGAGAAAAGGCTCATCAGGAAGTGGGAAGTATGGGTTACCTGGAGGACATTTGGAATTTGG TGAAGAATGGTCTGAATGTGCAGCAAGAGAAACATTAGAGGAAACTGGACTGAAGATTAAGAATGTTTCATTTGGAACTGTAGTAAATGCAGTCGTTCCTGAAGAGGATTACCATTACATAACAATTTTCATGAAAGGAGAAATTGATAACAGCCAGGCAAAAGAACCAAAGAACCTGGAACCAGACAAGTGTGAAG GTTGGGGTTGGTATGACTGGGACTCATTCCCTTCTCCACTCTTTGAACCTCTCAGAATAGCAAGACTACAGGGATACCAACCATTTGACGATGAAAAGCATGGTCACATTGACTCTGCACTGTTTAGCATTTGTTCTAATTAG
- the LOC131785145 gene encoding dynein axonemal assembly factor 4-like, with the protein MPIQVKDYVWEETDETVSITVPLKGVPSNRVDIFSIDDYIKASYPPYIFEVCLFGEVEDTKSKATFGSGVVKFQLLKKSSSKWNQLHASESEDKEFMRKKREEAVGKAHERAEKEIQRKAAEKREQEKLTLQEQMKLEQEERARIDAIKEEERKKATEAIERWKENQKLQPTSIEEEKVASNSNVNQYEDTNMSATKADLEVGEYQEPLPKPATKKLAPYNKERTNEKKKDFLEKTVPEPRASGSISVSFTPRVFKTAARESKAPEEEEWLKKMAGASRKTDTTNTDAVDMEEMNPVWLKDKGIGFYKAGNFVAAINAFTAAIVLDDSIPSLYSNRAACHLQLKQYKECIQDCTSSLELLVPPVPANCASRCKAHVRRGTAYMQLQEYVLALQDYESALKLDPKNVDLKNDSERIRKIIQGST; encoded by the exons ATGCCGATACAGGTGAAGGACTACGTTTGGGAGGAAACAGATGAAACGGTTTCGATTACTGTTCCTTTGAAAGGAGTGCCGTCAAATCGAGTGGATATTTTTTCAATTGACGATTATATCAAG GCTAGCTATCCTCCGTATATCTTTGAAGTCTGCCTGTTCGGTGAAGTCGAAGATACTAAGAGTAAGGCAACATTTGGCAGTGGAGTTGTCAAGTTTCAATTATTAAAGAAGAGCTCATCCAAATGGAATCAGTTACATGCATCAGAATCAGAGGACAAAGAATTCATGAGAAAGAAACGAGAGGAAGCTGTTGGTAAGGCGCATGAGAgagctgaaaaagaaatacaaagaaaagCAGCTGAGAAAcgagaacaagaaaaattgacaCTTCAAGAACAGATGAAG CTGGAACAGGAAGAAAGAGCTCGAATAGATGCCATAAAGGAAGAAGAACGTAAAAAGGCAACTGAGGCCATTGAAAGAtggaaagaaaatcaaaaattgcAGCCTACAAGCATAGAAGAAGAGAAAGTCGCTTCGAACAGTAATGTAAATCAATATGAAGACACCAACATGTCTGCAACAAAAGCTGACCTAGAGGTGGGAGAGTATCAAGAGCCACTTCCAAAACCAGCTACAAAGAAACTGGCTCCTTACAACAAAGAAAGGACAAATG aaaaaaagaaagacttcCTTGAAAAGACAGTTCCAGAACCAAGGGCATCTGGCTCCATTTCAGTGTCATTCACTCCTCgtgttttcaaaacagctgCAAGAGAATCCAAAGCACCAGAAGAAGAAGAG TGGCTGAAAAAGATGGCTGGTGCAAGCCGAAAAACAGATACTACCAACACTGATGCTGTTGATATGGAAGAAATGAACCCAGTGTGGTTAAAAGACAAAGGAAT TGGGTTTTACAAGGCTGGAAACTTTGTAGCAGCTATCAATGCATTCACAGCAGCCATCGTACTGGATGACTCAATACCATC GTTATACTCTAACCGTGCTGCATGTCATCTTCAATTGAAACAGTACAAAGAGTGCATTCAAGACTGTACAAGT TCACTAGAACTCCTTGTTCCTCCGGTTCCGGCCAATTGTGCTTCCAGATGTAAAGCGCATGTCAGACGAGGCACCGCGTACATGCAATTACAAGAATACGTGCTCG ctcTTCAAGACTATGAATCAGCTCTCAAGCTTGACCCTAAAAACGTAGACCTGAAGAACGACTCAGAGAGAATAAGAAAGATCATTCAAGGCTCCACATAG